The nucleotide window AGCGCGATCAGAAAAGCAATTATCAGGGTTATCTCGACTGCCAGGATCGGAAGATCGCGGATGGTGAACATTACGACCAGAAGGCTTATGATGCCGGTTGCTATGACAAAGAACTGGATGCCAAAGCATTCCTGGACGTTCTTTTCGCAGTAGGCGCATCTTTTGAACGGATGAGTGCCGGTAAGCCTGACCCAGAGGCAGTTGCAGCCGCCTTTTGCCATTTTAGGCCCCCTCTCCAAGATGTTTTTTGACCTTCTTGATCAGTTCTTCAAGATTGAAAGGTTTTGTCATGTATTCGTTGGCCCCTGCGGCATAACCGGCCTCGACATCTTCGGGATTGGACCTTACCGACAGCATTATGACGGGCGTGGCCTTGATGTTCTCATCTGCCCTGATGGCCTTGCAGACCTCATAGCCGTTCATCTCGGGCAGCATCACATCCAGGAGTATAAGCATGGGTTTGTTCTTTTGCGCCGATAAAAGGCCTTCTTTTCCGTTGGCCGCGGTGATGATGCTGTAATTGTGCTGCTCCAGTATGAGCTTTACTATCTCAAGGTGGTCTTCTACGTCCTCGACAACTAGTATGTTTTTCATGGCTGTAATGGTCCAGAGATATCAGCCCAGGGCCTAGAGACCGCCCCTGGCTTTTCTGTCGGCTTCTTCCATTTCCCCGATGGTTTTTTCTATGTCAAGGCCTTTTTTAGTGGCATCGACAAGGGATTCGTAGAGCTTTTTGGTCCTTGCGTCCATGCCGCCCATCTGGGCGTTGAGCTGGCTCTGAAATGCCGTCTTTGCCTGCGGATTAAGCGCCTTGTACGCCTGGGCAAACTTCTTGATGCTTTCTTTAAGCTTTGAGTCGGGATCCTTGCGGGCGCTCTCCATATATTCTCCTTGCCGGCAATGTAATTATATCATCTCCCTTAGTCTTTTCAAGATAAATATTGTTAGCGGCGGGGATATTTGTTATACTTTAAAAAATGAAGAGAATAACAGCTTTCCTGTTCCTGTCATTGTTCCTTTGGACCGGCGCCTTTGCGGCAAAGATAGACCAGGCCGTTGTCCGGCAGATGAAGGCGTCCCCGGGGAAAAAGTTAAGCGCCATAGTCTACATGAAAGGGGATGTTGACACTGCCTTTTTGCCGAAAAGCCGCAAAGAAAGGGCCGATTTCTTGGACAGCTTTACACGCTCAAGCCAGAAGGGCGTGTCAGACTTTTTGTCTGCCGGGAAAAAGACAGGTAAAGTCTCCTCCACAAAAAGGTTCTGGACATTCAATGCTTTCTTGATAGTGGCGGAAGGTTCGGTCCTTGAGGAGCTTGCAAAAAGGAGTGATGTCGAAAGAGTGATCATTAACCGGAAGCTGTATCTCCCTCCGCAGCCCGAAGTTGAACCGGCCCCGATTATGAGAACTTTTGCGTCCACGACCCTTGAGGCCAACATTGAACAGATAAGGGCCGACGAAGTGTGGACCGGCTATGGTATCAGAGGCGCCGGCGTAAAAGTCGGGATAGCCGATACCGGCTGCCTTTCTACCCATCCGGACCTGTCCGGAAAAGTCGTCAAAGAGGCGTATTTTGACGATTCGGGGACCAAAGTCGCGGACACAGCCGCTGATTACCAGGGGCACGGCACCCATGTGGCTGGGATAATAGCCGGAGGCAACGCATCTGGAAAGTATATCGGCGTAGCTCCGCAGGCCTCTCTTCTGGTGGCAAGAGTGTTTGATCCGGACCCACTGGACCCATCCAAGGACACATCTTCTTATGCGCAAGTCTGGGCAGGAGTGGAATGGCTCATAGACAACGGAGCGCAGGTGATCAATCTGTCACTGGGGGACTCTGCCGGGGAGTCAGTTGACGCATGGAAGACCCAGATCGACAGATGGAACGACCTGCTGGGGGTACCGGTTATCTGCGCCATAGGCAACAGCGGTCCGTCTTCCAACACAACCTCCAGCCCGGGCAATGTTCCAAAAGCGCTTGGAGTGGGCGCAGTGGACGGCTCGGATACTGTGGCCAGTTACAGCTCTAGAGGCCCCTCGGTCTGGAGTTCGGTCTCTTACACAAAACCGGACATAAGCGCTCCGGGAAGCGGCATAAGGTCTTCCTGGAATGACGGTTCCTATTCGGCTAGTTCCGGGACTTCCATGGCCAGCCCGCATGTGGCAGGAGTTGCGGCGCTTATGCTGGGGGCAAATCCCACCCTGGAGGCGGAAGAGGTCAAGGCCATAATCAAGAACAATTCGCACAGGATGAGCGGGACCACTTTTCCCAACAACGACTATGGCTGGGGAAGAGTGGACGCTTTTGAGGCGGTCACAAATTCCACCGGTCCGGACACGGACCCGCCGCTGATAGACCATACTCCTGTCACATCGGCAGGGTATGGAGAGGAGCTGACCGTAGCGTCCACCGTTACGGATAACCGCACCACCACTCCCACTGTCCAGCTTTATTACAGGAACTCGGACAATGTCTGGGAGATGCAAACCATGTCTTGCGAAGCCGGCAGCACCCTTTACAGGGGCGTTATCCCTGCCTCTGCGGTAAACAGCGATGTGGAGTATTATATAAAAGCCGTCGATATCGCTTCCAACAGTTCGACCTTCCCGATAGGAGCGCCGTCCTCACTTACCAAGGCAAGCGTTACCGCCCAGGATTCGCTGACCGTGGATAACAGCAGCGCCTGTCCCAGCCCTTATACGGGGGCCGGCGATATGAACTTTTCTTTTTATCTGTCCAGGCCGGCTCAGGCCCAGATAAGGATACTTAACACCTCCGGCGAAACCATCAGGCAGATCTCTTACTCGGGGCTGCTTGGCTATAACAGCGTTGCCTGGGACGGAACCGACTCCTTTGGCGAAAAGGTAGGCAACGGAACTTTTATTTACCAGATAGTGTTCAGGGACGATGCCGGGTCATTCAAGACAGCCAAGGGAAAATTCATAGTCCTCAAATAAAGCCTAGAAATTAAGCGCCCCTTCCAGCGTGGCCATGCTGGCGTTAAAACTGTTGAGCGGGTTTAAGTAATCCGTATAGAGCACGTTCTTAAAGTTGGCTTTTACCGTTATGCTGGAAAGCACCACATTTGACTGCGGCAGGCTTATGTTGAGGCTGTAATCGCTGGTCACTTTTAGTATGTCATAGTTCGTTACTATTCCGGCCTGCACTTCGCCAAGGTTCCTTTCCTGCTGCCAGTTGTAGGTAAGAGTGGCCCAGCTGACCAGCCTTATATTGGCAGAAGCGTCTATCACGGTCTTGGGCTTTTCGGCTATAAGGATAAGGTCCTTGGTGATCTTTTCTGCATAGTTGACCGAGAGCGACAAAAACGAAAGCGGCGAGAACGAGGTCCAATATTTTTTTGTCACGTTCTGAGTTTTGGTGTTGACCGCGCCGGTATTGTCGTTGTTGTTGTAATCCTCAAAGATCCACTGCGTGTTGAGCGTCGGCAAAAACAAAGGGGTAAGGCTTGCGTTAAAGTCCCTGGACTCGGAGGCAAGCACCGTGTCTATCTCCAGAGTGGAGGAAAAAGACCTAGTGAACCGGTTCTGAGTGCTCCATTTTGAGCCCAGGCGGAGAAAGGAGAACGGGTACAGGTCCACCCCCAGGTTCCTCTGGGAGCCGTTGCTGAAAGCCCCGGTCTCCTGCATGGAATCGTCGTCCGATTTTCCATAGGACAGGGCTATCATGGAAAGCGGGGTGAACCTGATGTTGATATTGCTTCTTTCTATCTTTGGATTTGGCAGGGATTCCTGCACGCTCTGGGTCTCCTGCCTGTTCTTGTCATAAGAGGTCGAGAGCATTGATATGGGATCGAACACGACATTGAACGACTCGTTTTTCGTGTTGTTCGGGGTCCCCGTCAGCAGGTTCTTCTGCTCGTGGGACACTACTTTTACCCTGGTGGCCAGCCTCTTTATGGGCGGAAGAGTCAGGTCCCAGTCAAAATCATAGGTCAGGTCCCTGGAGATCTCGTGGTATGTGCTGGATTCCGAGGTAGCGGTGTGGGGCTCGCTCATCTGGTAATCAATGCCGAAATTGGCCTTGTTAAGAATGTTGAGGGTGTTGCCCGTGTGGAAAAAAGAGACCAGGCTCCTTGAGCCGTCCAGGTTGTTGACCGCTTCCGTTTTTGTAAAGTCGTTCCTGTTCTTAAAGGTAAAACCCCTGTAGGTTATGTCGGTCAGCGCCAGAGCCGCGGAAAGCGCATTGGAGCCGGAATCCACCGAATGCGCGGCTGCTCCCGGAAGAATGTCGTCCATGCTTTTGGTGTTCCTGTAATTAATGCCTGCCGTAAAAAGCCCGAACGGAGCGGTGGCTATGCCAAGGTTCCTGTCCGTGCTCCAGTTATAGAAGCCCTTGTTGGTCCCTATCTGGTTCTTGGTCTCTATCAATGTTGAGTTGATCACCGTAAAACTGCCAACGCCGAATTTAGCCCTGATCTCCTTCTTTTGGCTGCCGGACCCTATTGTTGTGGAGCCAAGCGGAGCAAAATCGGGCTCCATCTCCCTGTAAGAGCCGCCGAGCTCCAGGCCCCCGATGCGGGTAACGGCTTCGGCCTTGTAGGCGTGGCCCTCTATGATGTCTTTGGAGCTGGAACTGCCGGAAGAGGACCTGTAGCTGTAATCGGCGGTTATTGTGCTGGTTGGATTGATGCTTATATAGTAGAACGTGACCTGACCGTTGGCGTAATTGATAAAGTAATCGATGTCCTTGTTGCGGAGCCAGCCGTCCACATATATTTTTTCGCTGTTCTCTACAACATTTGAGTGTGAAAGGGAATAAGGTCCCCTGGTGTTGTTGCCCTTGATGGTGTCCGAGGAGGACTCAAAAACGGTGACCTGGTCGGTCCTGCTTTTGCCAAAAGCGCCGGCCACGGCCAGAACATCCCCTATGCGGGCCTCGGCATCAACTCCGACCACATCGTGGTTCAAGGTCTCTTCGGAATTTGTTTCAGAGGCCGGCACATAGTAGAAGGTCACGGTAAAATTCTTGTTGGATGGGAACGGGTCGTTAAAAGTAATGTACGGGGTGTATGGATAATTGTAATTGAAAGAGTAGTTCCCGGAATAGACCTCCTTGCTGGCGTTGCGGGTGTATGTTTCGATAACAGAACTTCCCGTGGTCCAGGCCTGGAGCCTGTCGCTTCCCGGAACCACATTGGTCGCGGTGGTAAGGTAATAGGGTCCCGTTCCTCCGTTGCCGTAACCGGTAAACTTGCCAACCACGCTTTTCTTGTAGGAATATGTGACAATGATCTCGTCTGTTGAGGAAAGCGTCCCTGTAAACTTTATGCCTCCCGTGGAATATCCGTCTGAAGAATCATTTTTATCGTTGACATACGGCAGCTGCATGGAAGCGGCATCGGAGGTCGGTATATAAAAAGCGGTATAATCGGCGCCGTTGACCTTGACGGTAACTGCCTGGGTAGAGTCAAGAGGGAAATTTTTCAGGCTCAGCACGCCGTTCACAAGGTCGCTTCCTTTTTTTGATTCGGAAACCATGGCGGTAGGGGAAGTGCTTCCCTGTTTTGCGGCCTCTTTCATGTATGTGGCGCCGACCGAAAGTTTGTTGACCGCCTGCAGTTCCTCTTTTTCGGCGCTTACGGCGTAAAGGTATGAGGCGCTTATCTTTGCCGCGGTGGCCAGCTTGGCTTTAAAAGTGACCTTGCCGTACATATGATCGATGGTATAGTCTATGTCCCTGAAGTTCCTTATGCCGTCAACATATATCTCTTCGCTGTTCTTGACCACTCCGGTGTGCCTGAGCTGATAAGGGCCTCTGCTGTCCAACCCCGAAAGGTTTTCGGCCTCGCTGGAAACGATATAGTAAGAATAGGAAACGGACAGGGGGTCTTCTTCGTCCGGGAGCCGGTCCACGAACAGGGCAAGCGAGCCGCTGTCGTAGTTGATGGAATAGTCCTCAAGTTTTTTCAGTATCCTGCCCTCGTAGATCACCTTTTCGCTGAACTCCACGACGGGAAAATGCTTTAGCCGGAAAAGGCCCAGCACTTCGCCGGAAGCCGCTTTAGCTGCTTCCGAGGAAGCCAGAGCTTCGGGGCTTATTGCGGGCGGAGCGTCCGAAGGGAATATCTCGCTGGCTTCGACTGTCGTCCTTTTTGGCAGAGTTACAGGCCCGGGCGCAAAGAAGTATCTGCTCAAGTTGCCCCTTGCCTGCGCCGCAAAAAAGTCCATTTTTGAGATAGTCGGGAAGAACAGGTCCACTATATTTGTGTACTCGTAGGTGTAGGTGAACTGGTCTGTCGGGATAAGGATCTTGGAAAAGGTGATCTTGCCCTCAAAATAATCCATGACATAGTCTATCCCGCGGTTCAATTTGATGTTGTTCAGATAGATCTGCTCCGAGCCCTCCACTATAGAGCCGCGGCCAAGGCTGTAGGGCCCCCTGGTGTTGTTGCCGTAGCCGGTCTGCAGTTTCTGGTTATTGCTTTTGACCTTGGCCGATGGGATAAGGGTCAGGTCGTAATTTTCGTCCTTAGAAGTTATCATGACGCCGTTGACATACTTGGTGGTGGAGGCAAATTCGTTGCCGGAGATGACGGCGTTAAAGTCGCCAAAGGTAAGCTCGCTGTTGTCGTACTTTACTTTGACATTGGAAACCTGCGGGGATTCCGGCTCCTGTTCAATATCATAGGATACCGTAAGGCTATCGCTTAATTTGCTGCTGATAAGCAGTTTTAGCCTTTCCTGCCAGGGCCCGGCAAGCCCCAAACTGGAGGACAGCCCTCCAAGGTGGGTCTGGGCCAGTAGCATGTTGGAGGCCGGCTCGCATTTGATCTGGTAAAACTCCCATTTTTTGTAGCCGCTTATGTCAAATTGGGGATAGGTGTCTCCAAAAGAAAAAGTAACCCCTCCCGCAGCCAGCAGGAGCAGCGCCGTTAAAAGGCTTTTTAGTCGCATTTTGATAGTTAATTCTAACAAGAGGCAGGTTAAATAGCAACAAATCAAACCCAGAACAATTTTAGGCGAAAAGCTTGTTCGGTTCCAATGACCCTCGAGCTGCCAAGATGCTAATAGATCCGCACAGCCAGGACCCTAAATAAAACCAATGGGAAAGGGCGATTGCCGCTTTGGGCGACGACACGCAGTATGAATAACAGAAAAAGCATTAGACAATTCGATGTCAATCGAGTCCGTATGAGGACTCGATATATGCCTGGAGGAGCTTGCGGCAATCGCGGGATTGTTAAGGGCGGAGCCCTTAACGAGTTTCTTTTCTGTCCACTTTTCTTTTCGATAAAAGAAAAGTGGACATATATAAGAATGGCTCATGTTTGAGAAAATGCCTTGAATACAATGGACAAACGCGGGGAATTATGATAAACTCACTCTAAATTTTGGTGAAGGCGTGAAGACCAGAGAGTTTCACCTGACGATACTTGTTACAAACAAAGTAAAGGTGAAGTTTACGCTTAATACAGCGCACAGCGCGGGATTGATGTTTTTCCTGCCGTTCAGAGATGGCGATAGTATTTCTTTGCCGATTCCACTTACACCCCTTTCAATAGGTGCGGTTTAGCATAATGAAGAAATTTGGTTTTATAGGATATCCTTTGAATAGCGACCTGTGGTTCAAATTTAATCCGCAGTCAAGCGGCGTTCCAATAGAAGATCTCAAAAAACACATGATGGTGTCAAAGCCGATCTTTGCGTCCAATATTACCGGGGTCAAGTCTGTTAATGGAGAGGAGATCGAAGGATATCTTGCTTTGGTCCCACTTTTCCCAGATCAGATACTTGATTTGGATACAAAGTTCGTGATCAATAAGATCGTCGAGGCGTGCGACTTAGTTAAGTCCAAAGGAGCGAGAATTGTTGGGCTTGGAGGGTTAACTTCTGTGGTGGGGAATCAGGGAGAAATGGTTGCGAATAAACTTGATATTGCGGTGACTACAGGTAACAGTTACACAGCGGCAATGACAATAGAAGCTACTAATAAGGCTGCTGATCTGATGGGTATCAGTGTTCATAAGGCTAAGGTCGCTATTGTCGGGGCTACTGGATCTATAGGGAGCATCTGCTCGTATAATTTTTCAGAAACTGCCAGAGAGGTTGTCCTAGTGGCAAGAAACCAGCGAAGATTGGGAGAGCTTCAAAACCGTCTCAAAAAGAAAGGAGTCTCAACTGTTCTAACATCTAAGGATATCAAAGAAGCAATAGCCGACGCTGATATTGTTATAACCGCAACAAGCGCTCCCCAGATTTTAGTTGATGTAATGGATCTTAAAAAGGGCGCATTGGTTTGTGATGTTGCTATTCCGAGGAATGTTTCTTTTGAATCAAAAAAGATAAGGGGAGATGTGCTGGTCATAGACGGCGGTCTTATTAAACCTCCCGGGAATATGAAGATAGATCTTGATATTGGACTGCCTCAAGAAATCGCGTATGCGTGTCTTAGCGAGACCATGATCCTTGCTTTTGAAGGAAGATTTGAAAATTATACTCTTGGCAGAGGATTGGATATAGACAAGGTAAAAGAGATTACCTCCCTCGGGGTAAAACATGGGTTTTCCTTGTCGGAATTTAAGAGTTTTGGAAAAACCGTAACAAAGTCGGACATTAAAAGGATTAGAGAAAACGCAAAAAACTAAACCATGAATGTTTATGCTGTCTCTGCTCTCTCGGCTTCTCTAATACTATTTGCAATTGGTATTTTTGTTTTTCACAAAGACCCTTCCAACAAGGTCTATAGGATTTTTCTTATATCTAATACGGTGATAGCTCTCTGGCTTTTTGGGTGCTTTGGAGAAAGCCACATAATAGATCAAAGATATCTGCCGCTTTGGGATAAATTCTTAAATGTATTTGCGGTATTTAGCCCAACTTTGTTTGTGCACATCATATTTGTGATAGTTAATGCAAAAAGCACAAAATTTATCAAGATCTGTTATCTTGTCTCCACAATTCTGGCCATTAGCGTTTTTACACCTTTATATTCTCAGGGCATACGATCTTATTATGGGGTTAGATTTATCACTGTCCCTGGCCCTCTATACTATTTTTTTATGGTCTTTCTGGGATGGTGCGGTTATCTTACCATCTCA belongs to Candidatus Margulisiibacteriota bacterium and includes:
- a CDS encoding response regulator; its protein translation is MKNILVVEDVEDHLEIVKLILEQHNYSIITAANGKEGLLSAQKNKPMLILLDVMLPEMNGYEVCKAIRADENIKATPVIMLSVRSNPEDVEAGYAAGANEYMTKPFNLEELIKKVKKHLGEGA
- a CDS encoding S8 family serine peptidase yields the protein MKRITAFLFLSLFLWTGAFAAKIDQAVVRQMKASPGKKLSAIVYMKGDVDTAFLPKSRKERADFLDSFTRSSQKGVSDFLSAGKKTGKVSSTKRFWTFNAFLIVAEGSVLEELAKRSDVERVIINRKLYLPPQPEVEPAPIMRTFASTTLEANIEQIRADEVWTGYGIRGAGVKVGIADTGCLSTHPDLSGKVVKEAYFDDSGTKVADTAADYQGHGTHVAGIIAGGNASGKYIGVAPQASLLVARVFDPDPLDPSKDTSSYAQVWAGVEWLIDNGAQVINLSLGDSAGESVDAWKTQIDRWNDLLGVPVICAIGNSGPSSNTTSSPGNVPKALGVGAVDGSDTVASYSSRGPSVWSSVSYTKPDISAPGSGIRSSWNDGSYSASSGTSMASPHVAGVAALMLGANPTLEAEEVKAIIKNNSHRMSGTTFPNNDYGWGRVDAFEAVTNSTGPDTDPPLIDHTPVTSAGYGEELTVASTVTDNRTTTPTVQLYYRNSDNVWEMQTMSCEAGSTLYRGVIPASAVNSDVEYYIKAVDIASNSSTFPIGAPSSLTKASVTAQDSLTVDNSSACPSPYTGAGDMNFSFYLSRPAQAQIRILNTSGETIRQISYSGLLGYNSVAWDGTDSFGEKVGNGTFIYQIVFRDDAGSFKTAKGKFIVLK
- a CDS encoding NAD(P)H-binding protein encodes the protein MKKFGFIGYPLNSDLWFKFNPQSSGVPIEDLKKHMMVSKPIFASNITGVKSVNGEEIEGYLALVPLFPDQILDLDTKFVINKIVEACDLVKSKGARIVGLGGLTSVVGNQGEMVANKLDIAVTTGNSYTAAMTIEATNKAADLMGISVHKAKVAIVGATGSIGSICSYNFSETAREVVLVARNQRRLGELQNRLKKKGVSTVLTSKDIKEAIADADIVITATSAPQILVDVMDLKKGALVCDVAIPRNVSFESKKIRGDVLVIDGGLIKPPGNMKIDLDIGLPQEIAYACLSETMILAFEGRFENYTLGRGLDIDKVKEITSLGVKHGFSLSEFKSFGKTVTKSDIKRIRENAKN